Within the Medicago truncatula cultivar Jemalong A17 chromosome 4, MtrunA17r5.0-ANR, whole genome shotgun sequence genome, the region TGTTGGTAGTATTTGGCTGGAAGCTGTCACATGTTAGTGATATTATGGTGATGAATGGGGTCCTACATTCCTACTAATGCTGCAATTGTCATCTATATATCCAGAGTAGAGTAGAGCACCACTCTGAGTTTCTCGTCTTTTTGCTCTTCACGGTGCCCTTTTGATAGTGCTTACACATGCATAAGCCTGGTCCCAAATATAGAATGAGATCCCTTTTCTTTtccatttcatattgaaatctTCTAATTACATATCAGtttaaaatttgtgtattttattttttggagtcTTATATGAAAAACAATCCATGAGTAATTCTCAAACGAAGAAATTGtcctgttttttatttttaagcaaGTTAACAATCCAACTTAATATAAACTGCAAACAAATTCATTATTATACCATTATTTGAAGCAAGGTAACAAATTCTTTTTGCCGATTTAGTTGCTGCATTCAAAAAACTTTTAACCgttgtattttccttttttcgATTGTTTTGTTTATCCCAAATTGGACACATTATACCACATTCTAACTTGTGGGGCTCTTAAAACTAGTTTATGTTAGTTGCAAATCAGGTAGATTAGTTGCAAAATAGTTAGactagtttttgtcaaaaaaaagttagacTAGTTGGTTTTGATAGTTACTCTGAGATCTACATATAAAGAGTATTCCACACCTTGGGTTTGGTCTCTGAGTAGATTGAGGATAGCTTCTTGCCTCTTCTACGAGTGGTGTTGGAACCCAAGAGAGTGTATTACTCGGAAGTGAAGACTCGGTTTTGGTGGGGAAGGTTTTTGGGTCTCGGCTTTTTTGGCTTTCCATTCGGTCATAAGGCTGTTCTGGCAACTTAGGCATGGTTTTTTTGGCTCCCTGTCATAGTTTTTTTCCTGctatttatgtggtgtgtttgtGCTCTCAAATTCCTCTAAGGATGTCTGGCCACTGTTGTAACAATTCTGCCACTTGCACAGCTTGTGCTTGGCCTTTCAATTGAATATgctatttcaaaaacaaaaaaaaaacacctatTGTAAACAACAATTCTTAGATTTCTTGCTTTGCAATTTATTAACACAACATTAGATAGATTTCTTGCTTTTCAACTAAGCGTATGAATGAACAAATGAAAGAATAGAATGAATGAAAGGAGAATGAAGAAGTGATAGAGAAGAAAGAGTTTGTTGTAATATAGTTATTCATTGATCGATGAAAAAGAGCAATGAGTTGTCCGTTTTAGTGGAGAACTGCTCTTCTCGCATCTGTTTTTGCTCATTCTCGCTGAGCCAtcattgttgttgaattaacccttaaaaagtaATGGCATTACCTCTTGATAGTGTTTGCCTCGCAGTTGGTTATTCAATCTTTATAGAATTCTTTTTTAGTCTCGTGGAAGCTTCTTTACTACTAGTcaaattgtttatatttttttctctcatatttaCAAGAATGAGACAATTGTTGTACTAATAAGTTAGCTTTCCACGGTTTTTCCGCAATAGAGTTGGGTTCCCAACTTAATATTAAAGAGATGTTGTGGAGGTTTTGTTTTTTGCTCCCCCTccgtttatttttctttcaacaataCATTTAAGTTGTTGGATATGATTGTTGATGGTTAGGGAGCAAACATAATTATCAATTGTCCCaatgataattatatattattttaaaggaaaatggAACTTATATATTTAGAGAcacaaattttctttcaaaatagaCTTATAGTAGATATTGTAGTGCAAGTTTAATTTGGTGAGGTTGACCGAAatcattaatttgattttaacgaGTTTTAGAAAATAGTTGCGATGTTACCTTGATTTTGACTAACTCATCTTCAATTTAAACATAGACttgcatttttttccttttcaaataaAACTTATTATATTTAGAGATGTAGTACTTTTCGAAGAAGAACTTTTAAGTTTTATTAACTGTAGATTTCTCTGAAATTGATTCATTAccaagagagaaagggaaggAAAAATTTAAGAGGGCGATAGATGGAGGAGTGAGATTTAGAGAATCCAAGCTCATATTTCTCAATCTAGTCTAGACTAGACAGAGGAGTAGAAAAGTTTAAAAAAGACATGAAATAAGATTGTAATGTTGGAGCCGCAAAATTAAGTCAAACGAGATTGAAATACATTTCActttcattgattgaatttataAATGTAAATCTCAGTTAATAGAATGGCTTATTATTAAACTTGTCTATAGAGTTGGACTATTAGTTACTTGCATTTTAAAGAAAACAGTCAATCGTGACAAAGACATAAGCAAATCATGCAAATTTatctacctctctctctctctctcacacacatcCTTTTTTTTGGCAAATCTTGAAGTGTGATAAATAGGATCTACAAATTTATGAATAGGTGCTCTAAGTTGTGTctgtaatattttgttattaaattttctatgttgtatatgaatcaATAATTTTGTCGTTGATAAATATTATATCGGTATGCAAAGTATCATCAATATTGAAGAGCAAATTTTCAACCAAATAGTTTTAGAGTAACTAACATTCGTACTTAATTTTAAAACACTAACAATATttggaccaaaaaaaaataaaatagaatcacTAACAATGTAGAATTCtttcatatatacatcaaaCAATATGTAATTAAGCAAGCACACCATTATAAAATATGGTAACGTGACATCATTATAAAATACGATTAAATGTATCTATACACGAAAGTAAAGTTGGTCATTTTTTTTCCGTCCTAAAATGTAAAcaataaaaactcattttctttgttccaaaatataaggaaaaaaaaaaacttttatcccatttaattttttttaaagaaaaacttttgtatattttcatgaaattaaatgttaattacatttaattttccctctcttccattttctccattatcaatagccaatgaaaattgtgttTACATCTTCCCATAAAACTTATTCCAAAGAAACACAAACAATTATACtctaattttcttaataaatgtgatttgattttttttcctcttacaATCTGGGACGGAGGGAGAACCTTCCAAACAATCTTGATTTTTCAGCATCACTTTCTCCCTCAAACTGGAGCAACGGTGTTGTGAAGCCAAGAAGACAAATCAAAACACATAATAATGGCTATAAAGCTAAACAGTCCAGCCAAAAATAGATTCAATCTAGATCAAATCTAAAACTTGTGCATATTTCACTTGATAGATCCAAAGAAtaacccttcaaaaaaaaaagatccaaaGAATAAATTGATCTACAccttaaagaaaaaattagtttCCTATCATATCAAGATTCAAACAAGTTCAAACTATAATGTCTACTATTTTCCTATCATATCAAGATTGTTTACCAAGTTCGATCGAAATTGATTTACACATTTAAAAAAGAGTAACTCTTCAATCCACTATTGATGAGTCTTTACAATAGATATAAAAGAGTTACAATAAATTAGCATCAAGAactcaacaaaaaattactatttctctcaaagttttaaaaaaaatgcttttaaatTTCCTAAGAATTCCACCTTTTAATGATGACCTGAGtttctcaaatttttcaaaaatattgttgtttttataCCAAAATTGCAAGAAAGTGCATTGCACTGTACACGCACCTAACACCCAAAACAATGCAAAACATGGTCTTCGTTGTTTTTTGCTCGATATGCATCGTGTTTAAACCTTTGAACACATATTGTTTGAGgcaaaattgaacaaaattgatttttagggaaaaaaaactCCACAATTCTTCCCCTTGATATCAAATTAGTGGTGTTACAcatttaaccatcaaccaccttGATAAAGATACAGAAATTACACTTCAATACATCATATCAAGTTCAAGCACCGCTTGAAACTTTATAAAGGCATCTACCTCCTATTGCATCTGACTATCCTTGCTGCCAGAACGGTTtccaactttgaatcttcacatTTAGCCATTTCTGACTGCATCCAACTACATCTTGTAGTGCATAAgttttatctttaattattcAACTAGGGCTagcaatgaaccgaaccaattCGATTAAAGTTCGTAATTCGATTCGACAATTGattcgttgaacttggttcatgaaccaaatgaaccggacttgagctgaaaattaagttcgtgaACTAATTGAGCTGAACTTAAGTTATATGTAGTTCGGCTCGTTTGGTTCACGAGATGACTCGATTATATATAAcacttaaaataatattttgaaatttatagaTAATTGATCATATATGTAATAAGAGAAACATATGGCACAAGGCAAAATTCAATTTGGTGGTTGCAtaccaaatatattttatgggtaaaaaatttaaattcttttgacTTTTAAGTTACGTGGTTCAAGTGGCTATACTTATTTCCATACCTAAAGTTATGTGCTTTGAACAAACGAAATGAACCTAATGAGCCGAACCAAACTGTTTGTGAACTTTAAACGAACCGAACTCAGACTGAAAAAAATGTTCGGGTCAAGCTCGAACCGAGGTCCGGACCGAGCCAATTCTTAACGAGCCGAGTCGAACTCAAACAGGTTCGATTCGACTCAGCTCATTTCCAGCCCTATATTCAACCCTTGAAATATCTTATGTCCTCTTGAAGATTCACTTGCATCAAACTACCATTGGCTTTTCAGATGGTTCAAGAAGTTTTCGAGTTTGGTCTTCGTCATTCAATGTCATGAACTAGTCTTTACTTCCTTTGATTTCAAGTGCTTCATCGAAGATATCTGATTCCAAGTCTTGCATAACATAAGATCTACATAGTCGTACCGCTTTGGTGCAACAATATACCTAATTTCCAGTATCCCTTACCAGATAGCCAAGTACCATTATTGATCTTCTTCTTCTATTCTCTCTAGTGAAACACTCCACCTCTAACTAAGTTCTCCGGACTACCACGTCACACCAAAAATCCTTGAGTGGCTCAGCTTTTAAAAGTGTACATCCACTATGTGTTTTACATCGTTTCCTACAAAATTCATTAAACTGCTCTGAAAGGAAATTCATGTCATTGTGAGTTCTAAACATTCTCCATTTAGTTTCATTACATGGCATATCTCATTTAGATAGTCAAACTAATCAATTCGAGAGTCAATTAATTTCAATCGAGTAAGACCTTTATATaccaacttcaaaatatttaaaatcacttttgctctctcaaacaaaaatttaaaaatccacCCATCAATCAATTGAGCCAATTTtaatataacatcatattttaacattcattagcattttattttatctcaatCTCTTCTTATTATATCACCAATGTATTAAATTTATCGCATcacatttctatttttttcactCAAATTTTATAATAGGTGTGTAATAGTGTccaaataacttatttttttatatgatattgAAAGTACTTCAAGTAAAACATATGTGGTGTTGAGAGGATGGACTATAAACATGACTAGGCATGACTGACAGTGTGAATCAGAATTCTTGATTCCCATTGCTTTTCAATGTTTTCAAGAGTCAAACTAGCGGGAACTATGAATTTCACATTCCCTCCTCTTTCAAAGTTTTGTTAAACTTTTGCCACCTACTCcacttttttgaaataaatactAATAATTGAGTGATCAAAATTGAATCCACACCACACAAAAAAGGGgaataaattcaattatattcaataaataaactTGATCATGAAACGACACCCAGCCTTTAAACTTGGCATACAAAATGGATTCGTGTAAGCTTCACCTAATTAAAGTTCTAATAGATATGGATGACAAAATCACAGATGATACAACCTTGTGCTTCATTTATTTGATACTGAAATTGCAAACAATTTTACTAGATACGAAATCGAATATGAAAATTCAGAATCCAATTTTATTGGATATTTTCTAAAACACAATCTTTTCAAGCCGCCGACATATCATAGATTCATtgtaataattttgtaaatacaAGGACACTGCTagaaaatgaaactaaaaaaatgcGAAATAGATATAGAACCAAAATTGAACATCTCATTCATTGATTTCTTACAACGGTTGATAACAACACACTCGCAGCAACAATAATCAGtagcagaaaataaaaatttacactTATGAAAAGGTTAGGCTCATTCATACTGATTTGGATTTAGATTTGGATCCTAAAACAATAATCTAGTAAATTCTAAAATAGAagacaataataatttattaggGTTTTTAATTTAGGCATAAACAGATCCATAAGAAAGAGACATCAACAACACAGCAGCTTGTTCATCTTCTCCCAATTTCTTCCAATGCGATCGATTCATAAACACTTCTTTCCCTAAATTCAATAatctctgcttcatgttcaaaTTATCACCAACTTTGCTTCCGCCGCCGCCGCCGCCACTGTTACTCTTTTTCCCCTTTCTTGTTCCTTCTTCGTTGTTTCCTTTGCTTATCCCTAATATTGCTCTCTTTTTCTTCCTGCTCCTGATCCCGCAAGCATTGCACAGTGACTGTGTAATCAAACACAGATTAGATCAGATCAAGAACAATAATAATAGTGTGATCGATATATTAGTGATTTGATTAGCGTTAATTACCTTTGGACCAGCAGGACCACCACGCCATAGAGGAGTTTTGGAAGTACCGCAATCAGCACATGTTTTCTTTGGATTGCTGTTATCTGATGAAACGGCGGCGTTAGGGTTTGAATCTTCACCTTCTGATAcctgaaaatgaaaaatgaacaaaacaagATTGATCAGTGATTTGAAGTTTTAAATCATGAATGATTGAAGTGAAGTGTGTGATTAGGTTAATTAATTGATCAACAAAATACACTTACCTTATCACTGTGATCAACCACCATTTTcgattctgattttgattctgATCACAGAAACAAGATTGGATAAATCAGAATGAAAGATCAAACATGCAAGAATGAGAAGAAGATCAAgagaatgatgatgatggtggtgatgaagtgATAGTGTAGAGAGAGagttgtagagagagaaagagaatcgGAAGAGGCACAAAACACACGCGCACGCACCACAGCCGCAGCAGATCTAAAAACACCAGACCTTTATAAATGGGatactcaaaaccctaaatcgTACAATGTTCAATGACCATTTTACCCTTTTCATTCTCCCAATTTTATCTTCACCCGCCAAAACATCCTAAAAATTGATAAACCGCGCCACTCTCTTTTTAACCCTTGAATTGCATTTTCGTTTTTGATCATTTcatttgattattaaatcatttcTCGCCCATGTCTTTATTTGTGAGTGTGACCATAGGTTAAACGTTACTTCCTCCGCTCCtttatacaagaaacaaaagactaaaatattaaaactaagaaaatacattgaaaataatCATCTTCATTTAATATGCTTCTACATTTAAAAAACTCTAGGAATACCCttaaattaattactttttattcCATCAACttacttacttttaatattctctctcataatcaataaggacacaaatgaaatttagctTCAAACATACTTAAAACTTGATCAatcttcttataaaaaggaccaaaaaaattctcccttttgtttctaataaaaaggaccggagggagtatatgtcAACTTAATTCAGTCGACAGTGACATTGCATATTATGTGTAGGGGTTGGAGTTTGAACACCGgacatttcttttcttcatatttattaaaatgtgtAAGCTAAAGTCACTatattacttgacaaaaaaaaagttaatgtcGTTTTTTTAGTCGAAGATAAGAAAATGAGGTCGCTCATACTCTTGCTAGAGAATTCACATTCTTAGTTGGTCCCCGTGTATGTAATAATGTATCTCTTTGTATTTTGACAATGATTAACAGTGaaaagctataagttgttttccataaaaaaaaaagttaaatgtccTTCTTGGTGCAATTTATCAAGTTGAGTAGAATCACAACAAGAGACAAATCTCTAATTTAAGAAATTTAACATTGTTGCATTTCTAAAGTTTGATTCAAACTTAGAAGAACATTTGATTAAACTAAGATATCTTTTATAATCTCATTCAAGTATTCTTGGGTACTTGTAATCTTTATCATAGATtgtaaaaactttttaaaattagtaAATCACAagtaataaaaaacaacaaGGAATGAATTGGTATGAAACTTTGGAATGTGTCCTTCTAAATTACTCGTGTTTGTCTCTCCTTGGTGTCAATTTTAATGGGTAATTTAAGTTAAAATAAATGGTATGAAATACATATGTTGGTTTTGAGAATGGATTGCCTTGtaagatttttattatattttctctcGTTTATTAGATTTTGAGAATGGTTGAGAATGGTTGAGAATTCATTAgatgttttattaaataaaagaaattcatTTGACGGTAATGTAATTGAAGAGAATCCAAACGCATGAGTTGCACGCAATTATCTCtataattaataatgttttgGATCGGCTAGAGTGTCAATCCTGTAATGACACGTGGACTAAGCGTCCACCAACCTAAGCCACATTGCCTGAAGAAAACAATCGTACACCTGCCTCACTGGGACACGCCTCCGGGCATCAGGAACTGTATGTGTGTCCCTCGACGACTTCCTGATAAGGCGCTGCATTACACAAAGACGATGGCATCTCGACGACTTTCTGATAATGTTCTGGACCGGCCATAAGGCCAATCCCGTAATGACACGTGGACTAAGCGTCCACCGACCTAAGTCACATTGTCTGAGGAAAACAATCGTACACTTGCCTCACTCGGAGACGCCTCCGAGCATCAGGAACTGCATGTGTGTCCCTCAACGACTTCCTGATGAGGTGCCGCATTACACAGAGACGGTGGTGTCTCACGCacgcctatataagggtgactttgcttcaccctcaaggtaTGATTTACTTTCCCACGCTTCCTTACACACTCCTCTCATTTCTTATACTGACATGATCGTCGGAGTGCTGACGTGCCTACATGCACCTTTCACCCTGTCATAAGATTGCATTGCCACCGCACTTGAGCACCGTGCCGTTACCGTTGCCACCATCCATCCTTACCGGACAAATCAAATAATGTCataaaaagcaaataaattattttagtttgccaatgataaaataaataaagacatTCTTGTACATAAATCATTTGTTTGTGtggaacttttttttgaaggatggtgttttttttaaaggatctTATATTCAGAGAAAAACAATTGTTTGTGAACACtatgtaaaatatttaaataattttatccaATCAAATTATGTTAAATGGATGTCGTAtgccaagttttttttttatggtggtcggccggggtttgaaccccgaaccttgcatatattatgcatcgtTCTTTATATCGagtttaaaaaagaataatgttaaatgaaattatatagagaaattttagaaattaatataGTAATGTTAAATGTTAAGTGAGCTTAGCTCAGATGGTacgaacaatgcataaaatatgtaagggatggggttcaaaccccgaccaccacaaaaaaaaatgctaaatagtTTTACATCGTCAATGTTAAtgtatacaattttattttatagaaagacaaaataataataattgttgaaAACTTATAAACACAATTTAAAGAATAGGGATTCAAACTCCGATCATATCATGACGTCTGcttaacaattttgacatttttataaattgataTAAGATATGTggattatacaaattaaatctctattcatttaaaaaacaaatgttttttttccaATGCGTAGCTGGCATCTTGAATGAACAGTGGTGGTCAATGTTGCTTACTCATTAACAGAGAGTACTTCATTTACTTCAATAGTACCGTTACAAAAACACATGCACAAAAATAATCTTTACtactttgatgaataaaaattaaaaatagccTTACTAATACCGTAAGGAACTGTTATAGTAAAAGAGTCGCAACCAATACGATGATAGGCTGAATCGCCACCATACAAGACAGAATAGGTAAGAAAATAATCCCAACGGTAGAAAAAGATCACGTTattatcattcattcatttgaaTCATTTCATAATTCATGCTACAAAATACAAAGTAACCTACATAAATCACGTGTTGTAGTCAGAGACAAAAGTACTAGTGGATTGTGTTTTGCTGTCTAATTGCCTCCTATTGCATCCAAACTATACTTTCTCTAAATACACTATTTTAAAAagttctgtaaaaaaaaaaaaatacacaatttaaaGTTTCATGGATTCCATTATCTTTTTTCATAAATTGGATATGGCAAAAGTCAAAACACTCGAGTTATTACGTGGGCGAAAAAGTTATCACTTGAGTTTATAGGTATTTATATTTGTCCtttgaacttaactcagttggtaaagacaatatatattatatgcaaggttcgTGGTTCGAATCTCgaccatcacaaaaaaaatacgCAACTATATTTCCACAGTTGGATTCGAGAGGAGGTTGAGAGAGGTATGTATCATTAGTCTAAACAACAATGTACTTACTTGTGCATTCACATGAATTACTTCcgtttttgctttttatttatagacaaagtGACAACCACTCCCTGGAAACATAGTTCAATTGACATagacaatgcattgttatatgcataGCCGTATGGGTGGGAATAAATTAGGTCGAGTTAGGTTTTGCAAGGCCTAAATCAGATCTGTCAAATTTTTTAAGACCTAAGTTTGCATGCGAGACTTACTTTTTAGGTCTAAGTCTGATATCATCTactagcctatttaaaagtttatactatattaacatatttaaataagCAATGTGATATAAGTTTAAATAGACTAAAGATCAAATATATTTATGAGATTAAACCCTCTTTTGATAATCAACGtgaatttttagagaatttgactATATATTATGTTATAGTTCAATTATAGTttacaataatatattaaaatatacaaaaaattattgtatACTAATAAATTTACATTGttgaaaaagttaacaaatttatatttttattcaaactacaaaatataatatataataaatacaatTATTCGTATTTGCTCTAATAAGCCTAAGATGTTTTTTTGAATGACACGTGACATGACCATTTAAGTTAAATAGGTTTCTAAAAAGTCTAGGCCTtctatttttaagaaaaaaaaaagcctcGTTTGGTCTAACCTGTCGTAGGCCATATAGGTCGGTCTAGTCTATTCCCATCCGTACATATGCATGGGTTAAGGTTCGAATCTTAGACACCCCACATATTCACattaaaaggtgaattctaaccattaAACTACTTcacaaccaaaaaaataaaagacaggGCCAGTCATCCTTAAAACTCACaaataatatttgatatttttgtgaGTTCATAGTTTAAATACGAGTAAAAATGTTCACTCTAAAAATATCACCATTATACGCCCTATATTGTTAATAGATAGATAACTTTGGCAgttaaaataaattctaaaatatGTATATAAGATTAAACTGATTGCACTTATACATCTCTCccattaaataacataaaaaattatttaggttAGCCTGACGATATTTGCTTGAGATTTTGGAGTGTAGTTCTTTCAATGTTTAAGTTTGATTATCTTCGATGTCAATTTGGTGAAATGCAAAAACGTATCGTCCACTTCCTACCTGAACCTTTGGGTAGGCTCTGCTGGATCAACAACACTAGTTGCGCCCATTCAacactaacaagtaacaacTTCTTCTTCAGAAGCCGTGCGAGTGAAGTTCCTCTCCTTTTATATTTGCATTCCCGATCTTTTTAGTCTCTTGAAGATTCGATTTAGGTCAAAAGGTATGGTATAACATCCTTTCCCGAAAGGATAACTAGAACTAATAGAAAGCCAATCCAAGTGTTTCAAGAAAACAAGTCTTCATCTTCTTAACTTTAAAAGTAGGGGCGGGAAATTTCAAATCTCTAATGGTCTCCTTTTTGGATGGGTACTCCCTCCGGGGTGAAGGCATAAGCCGTGCCACTGGAGTAGAAATTGGAAATAAAAGGGATGTGGTAAAGAATTCGACCCAACTTCTATTGAGTCTGCGTGCCCGAGGTTGAACTTGAACGAGGAAAGTCGGGATTtcttatttctttgtttttaatccTAATCCACTGGAGGTTAAGATAGGCTTGCAACGGGGATTCAACTGATCATTCCCCGAGCTAATTtggttttttcaacaaaaaaaaaaacaagaaaaaaaaaggtttcttaaaaaaatcaaaagaaaagaaaagcaaaataAGTTTCCTTTCacacaaaaagtaaaataagaatgtgatttatatattat harbors:
- the LOC25494111 gene encoding GATA transcription factor 16; protein product: MVVDHSDKVSEGEDSNPNAAVSSDNSNPKKTCADCGTSKTPLWRGGPAGPKSLCNACGIRSRKKKRAILGISKGNNEEGTRKGKKSNSGGGGGGSKVGDNLNMKQRLLNLGKEVFMNRSHWKKLGEDEQAAVLLMSLSYGSVYA